Sequence from the bacterium genome:
CAGGAGATATGTACAGTTATGTATCCTGGAGTGACGGCGGTAACAGGACTCATACCTATACTGTAACAAGCTCCAGTCAGGTAGTCACTGCTAATTTTAAGAGGCAGTATTATCTGAGGGTTTCTTCTGATCATGGCAATCCTCAGGGTCAGAATTGGTATGATGCAGGCACAACAGCGCATTTTTCAGTTACCTCCCCTGATGTAGAGGGAAATACCAGATATGTTTTAAAGAACTGGACAGGAAATTATACAGGTACAAGTACATCAGGTTCAATAGTAATGAATTCTCCGAAATATTTAACAGCATTATGGCAGACTCAGCATTATCTTACAACATCAGAAAATCCTGATGAAGGCGGAGATATGACGCCAGCTCCTCCAGGTGCATGGTATGATGAAGGAACAACTGCAAGTGTAGATGTTACAGTAAATGATGGATATATATGGGACGGCTGGTCAGGAGACCTGACAGGTACAACCAAACCAACAACCATAACAATGGATGCACCTAAGAGCGTTACAGCTAATTTCAGCATAGGCGGTAATACAAGTGCAATAACAATACAAACCAGTCCTTCAGGCCTTGGGTTTACAGCAGACGGTACATCCTACACAGCTCCTCATACATTTACTTGGGCAGAAGGCAGCAGCCACACAATTGAAGTAAGTTCTCCCCAGTCCGGAGCTTCAGGAATAAGATATGTATATTCCAGTTGGAGCGACGGAGGAGACCAAAGCCATGCATACACAGTACCTAGTTCAGATGAAACAGTAACAGCAAATTTTACAACCCAGTATCAGCTTACAGTAAATTCAAGTTACGGTTCACCCACAGGAGATGGATGGTATGATGAAGGAACAAGTGCTACCTTTGCAGTAACA
This genomic interval carries:
- a CDS encoding T9SS type A sorting domain-containing protein gives rise to the protein GDMYSYVSWSDGGNRTHTYTVTSSSQVVTANFKRQYYLRVSSDHGNPQGQNWYDAGTTAHFSVTSPDVEGNTRYVLKNWTGNYTGTSTSGSIVMNSPKYLTALWQTQHYLTTSENPDEGGDMTPAPPGAWYDEGTTASVDVTVNDGYIWDGWSGDLTGTTKPTTITMDAPKSVTANFSIGGNTSAITIQTSPSGLGFTADGTSYTAPHTFTWAEGSSHTIEVSSPQSGASGIRYVYSSWSDGGDQSHAYTVPSSDETVTANFTTQYQLTVNSSYGSPTGDGWYDEGTSATFAVTTPESGSSGTRYIFTGWTGTGEGSYTGTEASYTVTMNNPITEDASWKTQYYLTTAENPDEGGDITPAPPGAWYDEGATASVDVTVNDGYKWDGWSGDLTGTTKPTTITMDAPKSVTANFSVDSDVEEDTKVPTEFALTQNYPNPFNPETVISYSTPKSAQVRIEIYNALGKKIRTLVDDYVQAGQHQIIWDGKNDNGIQVSTGIYYYIMQSGSFRSMKKAVFMK